One region of Armigeres subalbatus isolate Guangzhou_Male chromosome 3, GZ_Asu_2, whole genome shotgun sequence genomic DNA includes:
- the LOC134225676 gene encoding uncharacterized protein LOC134225676 codes for MTSIDLEDPDLMLAHQLQDQFDREAVEISSGEEDQAINISDDYQLAVELQRHFNEEAVELSDDDDVVQAVDIPTASGSATPRAPTGTSTTVIEEDTMVSGSEVRPSRAERFELNPDEYFIEELQTYVDSENNFEWKFIEVMPNIKAIFMRLDELFFQSRFKSKNFNVIWSQAIGEQCTNRNFNDVNGRYTIALNETLLVLRPRIEIISILLHEMIHAYLKLEGVTETNNGHGANFRKLMVFLNRSLQTTISFSHRLTNTNTICRTQWYRCTGICHNYKPFNGLVRCAEDEPGLHNEWWKSHAENCGGTFYKLYEMSRIVDGEVSTRFAVNVRYMKPKRENIRGRFKSQLVPKESIDLTSDRPRVIPTVTETIPLDDEAYTAEDTKAADKFIQYFNRSVALTRDTYDMQCPICQERVKRKLFSDHIDGCKGVVQQINWKRPGAKIVQDGIVEHRVGLHVPFRPPGSGGRNNDERPLGSSSTIGDYQRIKRQRFF; via the exons ATGACTTCAATCGATCTGGAAGATCCCGATTTGATGTTGGCCCACCAGCTTCAGGATCAATTCGACCGTGAAGCAGTGGAAATCAGTTCTGGCGAAGAGGATCAAGCGATCAATATTTCGGATGACTACCAGCTGGCCGTTGAGCTCCAACGACACTTCAACGAAGAGGCAGTTGAGCTGTCCGACGATGACGATGTGGTGCAAGCGGTGGACATTCCAACAGCATCCGGAAGTGCCACTCCACGTGCCCCAACAGGAACTTCTACTACGGTTATTGAAGAAGATACGATGGTATCCGGTTCGGAGGTTAGGCCTTCTCGAGCGGAGCGATTTGAGTTGAATCCGGATGAATACTTTATCGAAGAATTGCAAACCTACGTCGATTCAGAGAATAACTTCGAGTGGAAGTTTATTGAGGTCATGCCGAACATTAAGGCCATTTTTATGCGATTGGATGAATTGTTTTTTCAATCCCGTTTCAAGTCGAAAAACTTCAATGTGATTTGGAGTCAGGCCATTGGTGAACAATGTACCAATCGAAACTTCAATGATGTTAATGGACGCTACACGATAGCTTTGAATGAAACTTTGCTTGTTCTGAGACCAAGAATCGAGATCATCAGTATTCTGCTT CATGAAATGATTCACGCTTACCTTAAACTCGAAGGCGTGACAGAAACCAACAATGGTCATGGAGCAAACTTCCGAAAGCTAATGGTGTTCTTGAACCGATCGCTGCAGACAACAATTTCATTCAGCCATCGTTTGACAAACACGAACACCATCTGTCGAACGCAGTGGTATCGATGCACTGGAATCTGTCACAACTATAAACCGTTCAATGGATTGGTCCGATGTGCTGAAGATGAACCTGGTCTGCACAACGAGTGGTGGAAATCCCATGCTGAAAATTGTGGAGGGACGTTCTACAAACTATATGAAATGAGCCGCATCGTGGACGGTGAGGTATCAACTCGGTTCGCGGTTAACGTGAGATATATGAAGCCGAAACGGGAGAACATTCGGGGCCGATTCAAGTCTCAACTTGTACCGAAGGAATCCATTGACTTAACCAGTGATCGTCCGCGAGTGATTCCAACAGTGACCGAAACCATTCCGCTAGATGATGAAGCCTATACAGCGGAGGATACCAAGGCTGCGGATAAATTCATCCAGTACTTCAACCGCTCGGTTGCGTTGACACGCGACACTTATGACATGCAATGCCCAATTTGCCAGGAAAGAGTTAAGAGAAAGCTGTTTAGCGATCACATAGATGGTTGCAAAGGTGTGGTTCAGCAGATCAATTGGAAGCGACCAGGAGCAAAGATCGTACAGGATGGTATAGTTGAGCATCGAGTGGGGTTACACGTTCCCTTTCGTCCCCCTGGAAGTGGTGGTCGAAACAACGATGAAAGGCCTCTAGGATCTTCTTCTACTATTGGTGATTACCAACGTATCAAGAGACAACGATTTTTCTAA